The Tenrec ecaudatus isolate mTenEca1 chromosome 6, mTenEca1.hap1, whole genome shotgun sequence genome has a window encoding:
- the LOC142451400 gene encoding translationally-controlled tumor protein-like, whose product MTLSPHLLSISVSADPDPQFQGAPLRPAVLGSLRAPAPPKLAPPLSPSSRHRDHLPGPHQHDEMFSDIYKIWEIADRLCLEVEGKLVSGIEGNIGDSLIGGNTSAEGPDGDAAESTVVTGVDIIMNHQPQETRFTKEAYKKYIKDYMKSIKCKLEEQKPERVKPFMTGAAEQTKHILANFKNYQYFLGENMNPDGMVAPLDYRQNGGTPYMNFFQDGLEMETC is encoded by the exons atgactctctctccacaccTACTCTCCATATCCGTGTctgcagatccagatcctcaattTCAAG gaGCACCACTCCGGCCAGCTGTGCTGGGCTCGCTCAGAGCTCCAGCTCCTCCTAAGCTAGCGCCCCCGCTGTCTCCCTCTAGCCGCCACCGTGATCATCTACCAGGACCTCATCAGCATGATGAGATGTTCTCCGACATCTACAAGATCTGGGAGATCGCAGACAggctgtgtctggaagtggaggggAAGCTGGTCAGTGGGATCGAAGGTAACATCGGTGACTCCCTCATTGGTGGTAACACCTCAGCTGAAGGCCCTGATGGTGATGCAGCAGAAAGCACTGTGGTCACTGGTGTTGACATTATCATGAACCACCAACCGCAGGAAACCAGATTCACAAAAGAAGCTTACAAGAAGTACATCAAAGACTACATGAAATCAATCAAATGCAAACTTGAAGagcagaaaccagaaagagtgaagCCTTTTATGACAGGGGCTGCAGAGCAAACCAAGcacatccttgcaaatttcaAAAACTACCAGTACTTtcttggtgagaacatgaatccaGATGGCATGGTTGCTCCGCTGGACTACCGTCAAAATGGTGGGACCCCGTACATGAACTTCTTTCAGGATGGCTTAGAGATGGAGACATGTTAA
- the CSRP2 gene encoding cysteine and glycine-rich protein 2: MPVWGGGNKCGACGRTVYHAEEVQCDGRSFHRCCFLCMVCRKNLDSTTVAIHDEEIYCKSCYGKKYGPKGYGYGQGAGTLNMDHGERLGIKPESVQPHSPTTNPNPSKFAQKYGGAEKCSRCGDSVYAAEKIIGAGKPWHKNCFRCAKCGKSLDSTTLTEKDGEIYCKGCYAKNFGPKGFGYGQGAGALVHAQ, translated from the exons ATGCCCgtgtggggaggaggaaacaagTGTGGCGCCTGTGGGAGGACCGTGTACCACGCGGAAGAGGTGCAGTGTGATGGGAGAAGCTTCCACCGCTGCTGCTTTCTGTGCA TGGTTTGCAGGAAAAATTTAGATAGTACAACCGTGGCCATTCACGATGAAGAGATCTACTGCAAATCCTGCTATGGGAAGAAGTATGGGCCCAAAGGCTATGGCTATGGTCAGGGGGCTGGCACACTCAACATGGACCACGGCGAGAGGCTGGGCATCAAGCCAGAGAG TGTTCAGCCTCACAGTCCGACAACAAATCCAAACCCTTCTAAGTTCGCTCAGAAATACGGAGGTGCTGAGAAGTGTTCCAGATGTGGGGATTCTGTGTATGCTGCTGAGAAGATCATTGGTGCCGGGAAG CCCTGGCATAAAAACTGTTTCCGATGTGCCAAGTGTGGGAAGAGTCTTGACTCCACAACTTTGACTGAGAAGGATGGCGAAATTTATTGCAAAG gatGCTACGCAAAGAACTTTGGACCCAAAGGATTTGGCTACGGCCAAGGAGCAGGGGCCCTCGTTCATGCGCAGTAA